A window from Dromaius novaehollandiae isolate bDroNov1 chromosome 1, bDroNov1.hap1, whole genome shotgun sequence encodes these proteins:
- the AVPR1A gene encoding vasopressin V1a receptor isoform X1 codes for MRLARGAGPPRVAPAPWNSSQGRPAEGGSSPSPEAWSGSPNGSLGGWDPFGRDEELAKLEIAVLAVTFAVAVLGNGSVLLALRRTPRKASRMHLFIRHLSLADLVVAFFQVLPQLCWEVTHRFHGPDGLCRVVKHLQVFGMFASAYMLVAMTADRYIAVCHPLKTLQQPTKRSYGMIAAAWALSLLLSTPQYFIFSLSEVERGSQVYDCWANFIMPWGPRAYVTWITGGIFVAPVLILTTCYGFICYHIWRNVRGKTRPGEGLVSAGGRRATGRGPCQGLLLAPCVSSVKTISRAKIRTVKMTFVIVSAYVVCWAPFFTIQMWSVWDQHFPWVDSENTATTVTALLASLNSCCNPWIYMFFSGHLLQDCIQSFPCCQKIKQTLNKEDSNSNSRRQTSFTNNRSPTHSLNTWRELPHSKSTSFIPIPT; via the exons ATGCGCCtcgcccgcggcgccggccccccgcggGTGGCGCCCGCGCCCTGGAACAGCAGCCAGGGGCGGCCGGCggagggcggcagcagccccagccccgaggCCTGGTCGGGCTCGCCCAACGGCAGCCTGGGCGGCTGGGACCCCTTCGGGCGGGACGAGGAGCTGGCGAAGCTGGAGATCGCCGTGCTGGCCGTCACCTTCGCCGTGGCGGTGCTGGGCAACGGCAGCGTGCTGCTGGCGCTGCGGCGCACGCCGCGCAAGGCGTCCCGCATGCACCTCTTCATCCGCCACCTCAGCCTGGCCGACCTGGTGGTGGCCTTCTTCCAGGTGCTGccgcagctgtgctgggaggtgACGCACCGCTTCCACGGCCCCGACGGGCTGTGCCGCGTGGTGAAGCACCTGCAGGTCTTCGGCATGTTCGCCTCGGCCTACATGCTGGTGGCCATGACGGCCGACCGCTACATCGCCGTGTGCCACCCGCTGAAGACGCTGCAGCAGCCCACCAAGCGCTCCTACGGCATGATCGCGGCGGCCTGGGCGCTGAGCCTGCTGCTCAGCACCCCACAGTACTTCATCTTCTCCCTCAGTGAGGTGGAGCGCGGCTCGCAGGTCTACGACTGCTGGGCAAACTTCATCATGCCCTGGGGGCCCCGCGCCTATGTCACCTGGATCACCGGCGGCATCTTCGTGGCACCCGTGCTCATCCTCACCACCTGCTACGGCTTCATCTGCTACCACATCTGGCGCAACGTCCGCGGCAAGACACGCCCAGGCGAGGGCCTGGTgtcggcgggcgggcggcgggcaacAGGCAGAGGCCCGTGCCAGGGGCTGCTGCTCGCCCCCTGCGTCAGCAGTGTCAAGACCATCTCCCGCGCCAAAATCCGCACCGTCAAGATGACCTTCGTCATCGTCTCGGCGTACGTTGTGTGCTGGGCACCCTTCTTCACCATCCAGATGTGGTCAGTCTGGGACCAGCACTTCCCCTGGGTCG ATTCTGAAAATACTGCAACTACAGTCACTGCGCTATTGGCCAGTCTGAATAGTTGTTGTAACCCATGGATCTACATGTTCTTTAGTGGGCATCTCCTGCAAGACTGCATACAGAGCTTCCCTTGCTgtcaaaaaataaagcaaacgtTGAATAAAGAAGATTCTAACAGCAACAGTAGACGACAGACTTCTTTTACCAACAACAGAAGCCCAACCCATAGCTTGAACACCTGGAGAGAATTGCCACACTCAAAATCTACCAGCTTCATCCCCATTCCAACTTGA
- the AVPR1A gene encoding vasopressin V1a receptor isoform X2 — translation MRLARGAGPPRVAPAPWNSSQGRPAEGGSSPSPEAWSGSPNGSLGGWDPFGRDEELAKLEIAVLAVTFAVAVLGNGSVLLALRRTPRKASRMHLFIRHLSLADLVVAFFQVLPQLCWEVTHRFHGPDGLCRVVKHLQVFGMFASAYMLVAMTADRYIAVCHPLKTLQQPTKRSYGMIAAAWALSLLLSTPQYFIFSLSEVERGSQVYDCWANFIMPWGPRAYVTWITGGIFVAPVLILTTCYGFICYHIWRNVRGKTRPGEGLVSAGGRRATGRGPCQGLLLAPCVSSVKTISRAKIRTVKMTFVIVSAYVVCWAPFFTIQMWSVWDQHFPWILKILQLQSLRYWPV, via the exons ATGCGCCtcgcccgcggcgccggccccccgcggGTGGCGCCCGCGCCCTGGAACAGCAGCCAGGGGCGGCCGGCggagggcggcagcagccccagccccgaggCCTGGTCGGGCTCGCCCAACGGCAGCCTGGGCGGCTGGGACCCCTTCGGGCGGGACGAGGAGCTGGCGAAGCTGGAGATCGCCGTGCTGGCCGTCACCTTCGCCGTGGCGGTGCTGGGCAACGGCAGCGTGCTGCTGGCGCTGCGGCGCACGCCGCGCAAGGCGTCCCGCATGCACCTCTTCATCCGCCACCTCAGCCTGGCCGACCTGGTGGTGGCCTTCTTCCAGGTGCTGccgcagctgtgctgggaggtgACGCACCGCTTCCACGGCCCCGACGGGCTGTGCCGCGTGGTGAAGCACCTGCAGGTCTTCGGCATGTTCGCCTCGGCCTACATGCTGGTGGCCATGACGGCCGACCGCTACATCGCCGTGTGCCACCCGCTGAAGACGCTGCAGCAGCCCACCAAGCGCTCCTACGGCATGATCGCGGCGGCCTGGGCGCTGAGCCTGCTGCTCAGCACCCCACAGTACTTCATCTTCTCCCTCAGTGAGGTGGAGCGCGGCTCGCAGGTCTACGACTGCTGGGCAAACTTCATCATGCCCTGGGGGCCCCGCGCCTATGTCACCTGGATCACCGGCGGCATCTTCGTGGCACCCGTGCTCATCCTCACCACCTGCTACGGCTTCATCTGCTACCACATCTGGCGCAACGTCCGCGGCAAGACACGCCCAGGCGAGGGCCTGGTgtcggcgggcgggcggcgggcaacAGGCAGAGGCCCGTGCCAGGGGCTGCTGCTCGCCCCCTGCGTCAGCAGTGTCAAGACCATCTCCCGCGCCAAAATCCGCACCGTCAAGATGACCTTCGTCATCGTCTCGGCGTACGTTGTGTGCTGGGCACCCTTCTTCACCATCCAGATGTGGTCAGTCTGGGACCAGCACTTCCCCTGG ATTCTGAAAATACTGCAACTACAGTCACTGCGCTATTGGCCAGTCTGA